The Mercurialis annua linkage group LG8, ddMerAnnu1.2, whole genome shotgun sequence genome window below encodes:
- the LOC126660601 gene encoding L-type lectin-domain containing receptor kinase IX.1-like, which produces MAILFFQYCLFVIVFGFQTTPRSYATPLSFNYSSFDSNVPEIFRERDAVASQQGIDLTANLSDQKKDGSVGRATYSKPLHLWDKSSGNSTNFTTHFSFIINSTNQYEFGDGLAFFLAPNGSRIQPDVKPGGGLALSITDDAEHALNSDENKFVAVEFDTFLNFWDPSVMHVGINIRSMRSNSTVPWPSNVMNGSRTEAWIAYDSRRKILNVSFVYFNRWNNSRTRGSLSAVVDLARYLPEWVTFGFSASTGYLYEVNRITSWDFDSSSDIVDSERIVNSEPEANSVFQKKNYKISSAFVIGLSVGACCLIAGAGFIWYGLRRYRRKEVEMNDDDHILDVSFGDDFKSNGTGPRKFSYNELVDATKNFSEGEKLGEGGFGAVYKGFLKDQNSYIAVKRVSRESKQGIKEYAAEVKIISRIRHRNLVKLVGWCHEKELLLVYEFMPNCSLDFHIFKGENFLTWKIRFRIAQGLASALLYLHEEGDQCVLHRDIKSSNVMLDSSFEAKLGDFGLARLVDHAKGTQTTVLAGTMGYMAPECFTSGFASKESDIYSFGVVALEIACGRRVFEPKLHQNQARLVEWVWNLYGIGRFLEAADSKLSGGYDESEMARLMSVGLWCLHPDRTFRPCIRQVINVLLNPEAPLPNIPLEMPIPAYVAPIRLSISSISPSYNCASGNGSEIKKLNYDIIIDDNSSKITSSSRESSHSASLLLISG; this is translated from the coding sequence ATGGCGATCCTGTTTTTTCAATACTGTCTGTTCGTTATCGTTTTCGGATTTCAGACAACTCCGAGATCTTACGCGACTCCGTTAAGTTTCAATTATTCAAGTTTTGATTCAAATGTTCCTGAAATTTTCCGGGAAAGAGATGCAGTTGCCAGCCAACAAGGAATTGACCTGACAGCGAACCTGAGTGATCAGAAAAAAGACGGAAGCGTCGGTCGAGCTACGTATTCAAAACCATTGCATCTTTGGGATAAATCATCAGGAAATTCAACAAATTTCACTACTCATTTCTCTTTTATCATCAATTCAACTAATCAATATGAGTTTGGTGATGGTCTAGCTTTTTTCCTGGCCCCAAACGGTTCCAGAATTCAACCTGATGTAAAACCTGGTGGTGGTCTCGCTCTGTCTATCACCGATGATGCTGAGCATGCGTTGAACTCCGACGAAAACAAGTTCGTCGCGGTGGAATTCGATACGTTTCTAAATTTCTGGGATCCTTCTGTAATGCATGTAGGCATCAATATCAGGTCGATGAGATCGAATTCTACAGTGCCGTGGCCTAGCAATGTGATGAATGGAAGCAGAACGGAGGCTTGGATTGCGTATGATTCTCGACGAAAGATTCTGAATgttagttttgtttattttaatcgTTGGAATAATTCGCGGACGCGTGGGAGTTTATCGGCTGTAGTTGATCTTGCCAGGTATTTACCGGAATGGGTTACTTTCGGGTTTTCTGCTAGTACAGGATATTTATACGAGGTCAACAGAATTACATCATGGGATTTCGATTCGAGTTCTGATATTGTAGATTCTGAAAGAATCGTGAATTCTGAACCTGAAGCTAATTCTGtatttcagaaaaaaaattataaaatcagtTCAGCATTTGTGATTGGGTTGAGTGTTGGAGCTTGCTGTTTGATTGCTGGAGCAGGTTTTATTTGGTACGGTTTAAGACGATACAGGAGGAAAGAAGTAGAAATGAATGATGATGATCATATCCTGGATGTTTCGTTCGGTGATGATTTTAAGAGTAACGGGACAGGTCCGAGGAAATTTTCTTACAACGAATTGGTCGATGCGACAAAGAATTTTTCCGAGGGAGAGAAGCTTGGCGAAGGAGGATTTGGTGCGGTTTATAAAGGATTTCTGAAGGATCAGAACTCGTATATAGCTGTCAAGAGGGTATCGAGGGAATCTAAACAAGGAATCAAGGAATATGCGGCAGAAGTGAAGATTATTAGCCGAATAAGGCATAGGAATTTGGTCAAGCTCGTCGGTTGGTGCCACGAGAAAGAATTACTACTCGTGTACGAGTTCATGCCTAATTGCAGCCTCGATTTCCACATATTCAAAGGAGAAAACTTCTTGACTTGGAAAATTAGGTTCAGAATAGCACAAGGATTGGCATCTGCACTATTGTATCTACATGAAGAAGGCGATCAATGCGTGCTTCACAGAGACATTAAATCGAGCAACGTAATGTTGGATTCAAGTTTTGAGGCCAAACTCGGGGATTTCGGGTTAGCCAGGCTTGTTGATCATGCAAAAGGAACACAAACCACAGTTTTAGCAGGAACAATGGGATACATGGCTCCAGAATGTTTCACATCAGGATTTGCAAGCAAGGAATCTGATATATACAGTTTCGGAGTCGTTGCTTTAGAAATCGCCTGCGGAAGAAGAGTTTTTGAACCGAAATTGCATCAAAATCAAGCAAGATTGGTGGAATGGGTTTGGAATTTGTATGGAATTGGAAGATTTCTTGAAGCGGCTGACTCTAAACTCTCCGGAGGTTATGATGAATCAGAAATGGCGAGATTGATGAGTGTCGGACTATGGTGCCTGCATCCTGACAGAACATTTCGTCCGTGTATAAGACAAGTTATCAATGTTTTGCTTAATCCTGAAGCTCCTTTGCCAAATATTCCATTAGAAATGCCTATACCAGCTTATGTTGCTCCAATCAGATTATCTATATCATCCATTAGTCCATCATATAATTGTGCAAGCGGTAACGGAAGCGAaatcaagaaattaaattaCGATATAATAATCGATGATAATTCGTCGAAAATCACATCTTCTTCTCGAGAATCATCGCATTCTGCCTCACTTCTATTGATCTCAGGATAA
- the LOC126660602 gene encoding uncharacterized protein LOC126660602 gives MKKVVSVLSMEKPIVDEAAADEEKEKQNDELQQGMINDYLCMNFILNALSADLYDYYNNDKTAKKKWEALQKKYDTEEAGTKKYAVSRYLKYQMTDDKSVEAQSHEVQKIAHEFISEGMVLDEQFQVAVLIDKLPPSWKDFKNYLRHKTKEFSLESLITRLRIEEEARK, from the coding sequence ATGAAAAAAGTGGTTTCCGTTCTGTCCATGGAAAAACCCATTGTCGATGAAGCTGCTGCcgacgaagaaaaagaaaaacaaaatgatgAACTCCAACAGGGGATGATCAATGATTACTTGTGCATGAATTTCATTCTTAATGCACTAAGTGCTGATCTGTACGATTATTACAACAACGACAAAACTGCCAAGAAAAAATGGGAGGCACTGCAGAAAAAATATGATACCGAGGAGGCTGGAACAAAGAAATATGCAGTCAGCCGCTACCTCAAATATCAGATGACTGATGACAAATCTGTCGAGGCGCAGTCCCATGAAGTGCAGAAAATAGCTCATGAGTTTATCTCTGAAGGTATGGTTCTTGATGAACAATTTCAAGTTGCTGTTTTAATTGACAAATTACCTCCCTCGTGGAAGGATTTTAAGAATTATCTCAGGCACAAAACCAAGGAGTTTTCGCTGGAGAGTTTGATAACTCGCCTTCGAATTGAGGAAGAGGCAAGAAAATAG
- the LOC126660603 gene encoding L-type lectin-domain containing receptor kinase IX.1-like, with amino-acid sequence MAILSSNIQFFRFCLFVIFFGFPTTLKCHVTPLRFNYSSFDSNVPDIFREGDAVASQRGIDLTNNLNDQKKEGSVGRATYAKPLHLWDKSSGNFTNFTAQFSFIINSSRKSEFGDGLAFFLAPNGSRIPPDVKPGGGLALSITDDAEHALNSDENQFVAVEFDTFSNFWDPSDNHVGINIRSMKSISTVFWPSNVMNGSRTDVWIRYDSQRKNLKVSFIYRNRWNNSRTRGSVSAEVDLAKYLPEWVTIGFSASSGYLYEVNRITKWEFDSSSEILGSVSILNSEPEANPVIQKGKNKINIGLVAGLSIGACSLIIGAGFIWYGLRRCNRKEEEMNDDDLILEVSFGDDFKNHGTGPRKFSYDELVDATKNFSEGEKLGEGGFGAVYKGFLKDQNSYIAVKRVSRESKQGIKEYAAEVKIISRMRHRNLVKLVGWCHEKELLLMYELMPNCSLDFHIFKGKNFLTWQIRYKIAQGLASALLYLHEEGDQCVLHRDIKSSNVMLDSSFEAKLGDFGLARLVDHSKGTQTTILAGTIGYMAPECFTSGKASKESDIYSFGVVALEIACGRRVVERGLQENQARLVEWVWELYGIGKLLEAADSKLCGDYNESEMERLMSVGLWCVHPERTFRPSIRQVINVLLNPEAPLPDIPSEMPIPAYTAPVKMSLLSIIQYYNSASSNEREIQDLNYDIITDDDSLKIIA; translated from the coding sequence ATGGCGATCCTGTCATCGAACATTCAATTTTTTCGGTTCTGTCTGTTCGTTATCTTTTTCGGATTTCCGACAACTCTGAAATGTCATGTAACTCCGTTAAGATTCAACTATTCAAGTTTTGATTCCAATGTTCCTGACATTTTCCGGGAAGGAGACGCAGTTGCTAGCCAACGAGGAATTGACCTGACAAACAACCTGAATGATCAGAAAAAAGAAGGAAGTGTCGGTCGCGCCACGTATGCAAAACCCTTGCATCTTTGGGATAAATCATCAGGAAATTTCACAAATTTCACTGCCCAATTCTCTTTTATTATCAACTCATCTCGTAAATCTGAGTTCGGAGACGGTCTAGCTTTTTTCCTGGCACCAAATGGTTCAAGGATTCCTCCTGACGTAAAACCTGGCGGTGGTCTTGCTCTGTCGATCACTGATGACGCCGAGCATGCATTGAACTCGGACGAAAACCAGTTCGTCGCGGTGGAGTTCGATACGTTTAGTAACTTCTGGGATCCTTCTGATAATCATGTAGGCATCAATATCAGGTCGATGAAATCGATTTCTACTGTGTTTTGGCCTAGCAATGTGATGAATGGAAGCAGAACGGATGTTTGGATTCGGTATGACTCTCAACGAAAGAATCTGAAAGTTAGTTTCATTTATCGTAATCGTTGGAATAATTCGCGAACGCGTGGTAGTGTATCGGCTGAAGTTGATCTTGCCAAGTATTTACCTGAATGGGTTACTATTGGATTCTCTGCTAGTTCTGGGTATTTATATGAGGTCAACAGAATTACAAAATGGGAGTTTGATTCGAGTTCTGAAATTTTAGGTTCGGTCAGCATCCTGAATTCTGAACCTGAAGCTAATCCTGTAATTCAgaaaggaaaaaataaaatcaatatagGACTTGTGGCTGGACTGAGTATTGGAGCTTGTAGTTTGATAATTGGAGCGGGTTTTATTTGGTACGGTTTAAGACGATGCAataggaaagaagaagaaatgaatGATGATGATCTGATCCTGGAAGTTTCTTTCGGTGATGATTTTAAGAATCACGGGACAGGACCGAGAAAATTTTCTTACGATGAATTGGTTGATGCAACAAAGAATTTCTCCGAAGGAGAAAAGCTTGGTGAAGGAGGATTCGGTGCAGTTTATAAAGGATTTTTGAAGGATCAGAACTCGTATATCGCGGTCAAAAGGGTATCAAGAGAGTCTAAACAAGGAATTAAAGAATACGCAGCGGAAGTGAAGATTATTAGCCGAATGAGGCATCGGAATTTGGTGAAGCTCGTCGGTTGGTGTCACGAGAAAGAATTACTACTCATGTACGAGCTCATGCCTAATTGCAGCCTCGATTTCCATATATTCAAAGGAAAAAACTTCTTGACATGGCAAATCAGGTACAAAATTGCACAAGGATTGGCATCTGCACTACTGTATCTACACGAAGAAGGCGATCAATGCGTGCTTCATAGAGACATTAAATCGAGCAATGTAATGTTAGATTCAAGTTTTGAGGCTAAACTCGGGGATTTCGGGTTAGCCAGACTTGTTGATCATTCAAAAGGAACTCAAACCACAATTTTAGCAGGAACAATCGGATACATGGCTCCGGAATGTTTCACATCAGGAAAAGCAAGCAAAGAATCTGATATATACAGTTTTGGAGTCGTTGCTTTAGAAATCGCCTGCGGACGAAGAGTTGTCGAACGAGGATTGCAAGAAAATCAAGCAAGATTGGTTGAATGGGTTTGGGAATTGTATGGAATTGGAAAACTTCTTGAAGCAGCTGACTCTAAACTCTGTGGGGATTATAATGAATCGGAAATGGAGAGATTGATGAGCGTCGGACTCTGGTGCGTGCATCCTGAGAGAACATTCCGTCCCTCTATACGAcaagttataaatgttttgcttaatccTGAAGCACCTCTGCCAGATATTCCATCAGAAATGCCTATACCTGCTTATACTGCTCCAGTCAAAATgtccttattatccataatTCAATATTACAATTCTGCTAGCAGTAATGAAAGGGAAATCCAGGATTTAAATTACGATATCATAACCGATGATGATTCATTGAAAATCATCGCGTGA